From Deltaproteobacteria bacterium, the proteins below share one genomic window:
- a CDS encoding class I SAM-dependent methyltransferase: MNTLDQQAEYWDRVAIEKTFTHPLNMALVASFLPNDSRILDYGCGYGRLAAQLREAGYEKAVGLDVSPRMIERGFQEFPGLDLRVTSGPPLPFPDESFDLVLLFAVLTSIPSDAGQTELVAEIKRVLAPGGFIYASDYPLQDDEKNLARYRENKEKFGRYGVFELSDGGVMRHHDKAWMDGLFAGFDATDQKEISVSTMNGSSATAFQFFGKKKERP; the protein is encoded by the coding sequence ATGAACACCCTTGACCAACAGGCGGAGTACTGGGACCGGGTGGCGATTGAAAAGACCTTCACCCATCCCCTTAATATGGCTCTTGTCGCGTCCTTCCTGCCTAATGATTCAAGGATTCTGGACTACGGCTGCGGCTACGGCAGGCTTGCCGCCCAGTTGCGGGAAGCCGGTTACGAAAAGGCGGTGGGGCTCGACGTCTCGCCGCGCATGATCGAACGGGGCTTTCAGGAGTTCCCAGGCCTCGATCTGCGGGTGACCTCCGGCCCGCCCCTGCCCTTTCCGGACGAATCCTTCGACCTGGTTCTGCTTTTCGCGGTTCTGACCTCGATTCCCAGCGACGCGGGGCAAACGGAGCTTGTGGCGGAGATCAAACGGGTTCTGGCTCCGGGCGGCTTCATCTACGCCAGCGACTACCCCCTGCAGGACGACGAAAAAAACCTCGCCCGCTACCGGGAAAACAAGGAAAAATTCGGGAGATACGGGGTATTTGAACTCTCGGACGGCGGGGTGATGCGCCACCACGACAAAGCCTGGATGGACGGGCTTTTTGCCGGATTCGACGCAACGGATCAAAAGGAAATTTCGGTAAGCACCATGAACGGAAGCTCCGCCACGGCTTTTCAGTTTTTCGGGAAAAAGAAGGAGCGCCCCTGA
- a CDS encoding NAD(+)/NADH kinase produces MHTTTKKIALFVKDDGPALEKARELSGWLAGKGVSVLFEICGPPVPDVLAQRAAHAPPDIFCVLALGGDGTFLSAARWVGDLSTPILGVKFGEVGFLSEITHDQAFGAMEAILSESFSVEPRTRLDVTVTRNSETVTRQTVLNDAVLVQRTLARLSYIEVHVDGQYLTTYRADGLIVATPTGSTAYSLAAGGPILHPAVKGTILSPICPFTLTNRPLIVPDSAKLELNLKSPSETPVTLTFDGQAGMTVGTEHIITITQARTPTNIIRVGGQHYFDVLKTKLRWSGRL; encoded by the coding sequence ATGCATACAACAACAAAAAAAATCGCCCTTTTCGTAAAAGACGACGGACCCGCCCTGGAAAAGGCCCGTGAGCTTTCCGGGTGGCTGGCCGGAAAAGGAGTCAGCGTGCTTTTCGAGATATGCGGCCCGCCTGTGCCGGACGTTCTGGCCCAAAGGGCCGCTCACGCGCCGCCGGACATCTTCTGCGTGCTGGCCTTGGGCGGCGACGGAACCTTTCTGTCGGCGGCCCGCTGGGTGGGCGACCTTTCAACCCCCATCCTGGGGGTGAAATTCGGCGAAGTGGGCTTTCTGTCGGAAATCACCCACGATCAGGCCTTTGGCGCGATGGAGGCCATTCTTTCCGAGAGCTTTTCCGTGGAGCCCAGAACCCGCCTGGATGTCACCGTCACCAGAAATTCCGAAACCGTCACAAGGCAGACGGTGCTGAACGACGCGGTGCTGGTCCAGCGCACCCTGGCCCGGCTCTCTTATATAGAGGTGCACGTTGACGGCCAGTATCTCACCACCTACCGGGCGGACGGGCTCATCGTGGCCACGCCCACCGGCTCCACGGCCTACAGCCTGGCAGCGGGCGGCCCAATACTGCACCCTGCGGTGAAGGGCACCATACTATCCCCCATCTGCCCCTTCACCCTCACCAACAGGCCCCTGATCGTGCCGGACTCCGCGAAGCTGGAACTGAATCTCAAAAGCCCCTCGGAAACGCCCGTTACCCTCACCTTCGACGGCCAGGCCGGAATGACCGTGGGCACCGAGCACATCATCACCATCACCCAGGCCCGGACCCCCACCAACATCATAAGGGTGGGCGGACAGCACTACTTTGATGTGCTCAAGACCAAGCTCCGCTGGAGCGGCCGCCTGTGA
- a CDS encoding YebC/PmpR family DNA-binding transcriptional regulator: MSGHNKWSTIKHKKGAADAKRGKIFSRLIKEITIAARMGGGDLSGNPRLRTAVLAGKAENMPKENIERAIKKGTGEIEGVSYDEFTYEGYGPAGAAVLVNVLTDNKNRAAADVRHIFAKCGGNLGESGCVAWMFSKKGTMTVAKDKASEDQLMEVALDAGAEDVVDQDDSFEVQTSPEDFETVKEALEKAGIPFTDAEVAMVPQNTVALAGKEAEQMMRLLETLDDCDDVQNVTTNADFPDFQGD, encoded by the coding sequence ATGTCAGGTCATAATAAATGGAGCACCATCAAGCACAAGAAGGGCGCGGCTGACGCCAAGAGGGGCAAGATTTTTTCCCGCCTTATCAAGGAAATCACCATAGCGGCGCGCATGGGCGGCGGCGACCTCTCCGGCAACCCGCGCCTGCGCACCGCAGTCCTGGCAGGCAAGGCGGAAAACATGCCCAAGGAAAATATCGAACGGGCCATAAAAAAGGGCACGGGCGAAATCGAGGGCGTGAGCTACGACGAATTCACCTACGAGGGCTACGGCCCGGCCGGAGCGGCGGTCCTGGTCAACGTGCTCACCGACAACAAGAACCGGGCAGCGGCGGATGTGCGCCACATCTTCGCCAAGTGCGGCGGCAACCTGGGTGAGTCCGGCTGCGTGGCCTGGATGTTCTCCAAAAAAGGCACCATGACCGTGGCCAAGGACAAGGCCTCCGAAGACCAGCTCATGGAAGTGGCCCTGGACGCCGGAGCCGAGGACGTGGTGGACCAGGACGACAGCTTCGAGGTCCAGACCTCCCCTGAAGACTTCGAGACCGTGAAAGAGGCCCTGGAAAAGGCGGGAATCCCCTTCACCGACGCCGAAGTGGCCATGGTCCCCCAGAACACCGTGGCTCTGGCGGGCAAGGAAGCCGAGCAGATGATGAGGCTTTTGGAAACCCTGGACGACTGCGACGACGTGCAGAATGTCACCACCAACGCCGACTTCCCCGACTTCCAGGGCGACTGA
- a CDS encoding ABC transporter permease translates to MNFRRTKAVAFKEFLHVIRDPRSLGMAVAIPMLLLVLFGYALTLDVDHVPLVVWDRSQTAQSRDFISRFTGSNYFSLKGMVWSHAELERAIDTGAAMMGMVIDSDFPKRLAQGRTAHVQIIVDGSDSNTATIAIGYADVIVRTFSQDVLSAEIRRKGMRPLSPPLEIRPRVWFNEEMKSKNYIVPGLIAVIMMVIAALLTSLTVAREWERGTMEQLIATPVQAAELVLGKLVPYFAIGLTDVAIAIYMGEFVFGVPLRGNAALLFGVASVFLTGVLCMGVFISIAAKNQLMATQFSMVLTFLPAFLLSGFMYAISNMPHVIQVVTYLVPARYFVAVMKGIYLKGVGLEILGLDVALLVIFGLFMMFLSIIKFKKKLS, encoded by the coding sequence GTGAACTTCAGGCGAACAAAGGCCGTGGCCTTCAAGGAATTTCTTCACGTTATCCGGGACCCCCGTAGCCTCGGCATGGCAGTGGCCATTCCCATGCTGCTCTTGGTTCTTTTCGGCTACGCCTTAACCCTGGATGTTGACCACGTGCCCCTGGTGGTGTGGGACAGGTCCCAGACGGCCCAGAGCCGGGATTTCATCTCCCGGTTCACCGGCTCCAACTATTTCAGCTTAAAAGGCATGGTGTGGAGCCACGCGGAGCTTGAAAGGGCCATAGACACCGGAGCCGCCATGATGGGCATGGTGATAGACTCCGACTTTCCGAAGCGCCTGGCCCAGGGGCGCACGGCCCACGTGCAGATAATTGTGGACGGAAGCGACTCCAACACCGCCACCATCGCCATCGGTTACGCGGACGTAATCGTGCGCACCTTTTCCCAGGACGTGCTTTCAGCCGAAATCCGCAGAAAGGGAATGAGGCCGCTGTCCCCACCGCTCGAAATCCGCCCCAGGGTCTGGTTCAACGAGGAGATGAAGTCTAAAAACTACATCGTTCCGGGCCTTATAGCGGTCATCATGATGGTGATCGCGGCCCTTCTCACCTCCCTTACCGTTGCCAGGGAGTGGGAGCGCGGAACCATGGAGCAGCTCATAGCCACCCCGGTACAGGCTGCGGAACTGGTCCTTGGAAAGCTCGTGCCCTATTTCGCCATAGGCTTGACCGACGTTGCCATCGCCATTTACATGGGCGAATTCGTGTTCGGGGTGCCATTGCGCGGCAACGCGGCCCTTCTGTTCGGGGTCGCCTCGGTGTTTCTGACCGGGGTTTTATGCATGGGGGTTTTCATAAGCATCGCGGCCAAGAACCAGCTAATGGCCACCCAGTTTTCAATGGTTCTCACCTTCCTGCCGGCCTTCCTGCTTTCCGGCTTCATGTACGCCATCAGCAACATGCCCCACGTGATCCAGGTGGTCACCTACCTTGTTCCGGCAAGGTACTTCGTGGCGGTGATGAAGGGTATTTACCTGAAGGGCGTGGGCCTGGAAATCCTTGGGCTGGACGTGGCCCTCCTGGTGATCTTCGGACTTTTCATGATGTTTTTGAGCATCATAAAATTTAAGAAAAAGCTGTCTTGA
- a CDS encoding FAD-binding protein, whose translation MPLPESFLKDLAKIVGRDRCLTRPEERIPYATDATGREGLPGAVAFAATTEEVSRIMALCHERRVPVTPRGAGTGMTGGSIALNEGVALVLSGMDKILEIDTENLIARVEPGVITGKFQAAVEAKGLFYPPDPGSAAYSTMGGNAAECAGGPRAVKYGVTRDYVLGLTAVIPGGAVIKTGVVTAKGVVGYDLTRLLVGSEGTLAVITGLTVRLLPLPAAVRTLCAIYDDIRDAARTVAALFGAGIICRAVEYMDRAALACAETHLKTGLPTDAGAVLLLEVDGDPDSADAQAKAAAAVCEKTGAKRVIPADNKEEAALLWKARKSLSPAMFALGPNKLNEDIVVPRTKIPDMISKIEEIRKRDGLSLVTFGHAGDGNMHVNVMYDKADAALSAKAEKAVDEIFDYTLALGGTLSGEHGVGLTKAPWLSKEIGPAEMALMKGIKALFDPNNIMNPGKIF comes from the coding sequence ATGCCCCTGCCCGAATCGTTTTTAAAGGACCTTGCCAAAATCGTGGGCAGGGATCGCTGCCTCACCCGCCCTGAGGAGAGGATTCCCTACGCCACCGACGCCACGGGCCGCGAGGGCCTTCCGGGGGCGGTGGCCTTTGCCGCGACAACGGAGGAGGTCTCCCGCATCATGGCCCTTTGCCACGAGCGAAGGGTTCCGGTCACCCCCAGGGGCGCGGGAACCGGCATGACGGGCGGTTCCATCGCCTTGAACGAGGGGGTGGCCCTGGTTCTTTCGGGCATGGACAAAATCCTTGAAATCGACACGGAAAACCTCATCGCGCGTGTCGAGCCGGGGGTGATAACCGGAAAGTTCCAGGCCGCAGTTGAGGCAAAGGGGCTTTTCTATCCGCCGGATCCCGGCTCCGCAGCCTATTCAACCATGGGGGGCAACGCCGCCGAATGCGCGGGCGGCCCAAGGGCCGTGAAGTACGGGGTGACGCGGGATTACGTGCTTGGCCTTACGGCGGTGATTCCGGGCGGAGCGGTGATAAAAACCGGGGTGGTCACCGCCAAGGGTGTTGTGGGCTACGATCTCACGCGTCTCCTGGTGGGCTCCGAGGGTACCCTTGCCGTGATAACGGGCCTTACCGTCCGGCTCCTGCCCCTTCCGGCGGCTGTGCGCACCCTGTGCGCGATTTACGACGACATACGGGACGCTGCCCGTACGGTGGCGGCCCTTTTCGGTGCGGGCATAATATGCAGGGCGGTGGAGTACATGGACAGGGCCGCCCTGGCCTGCGCCGAAACCCACCTTAAAACAGGGCTTCCCACGGACGCCGGGGCGGTGCTTCTGCTGGAAGTGGACGGCGACCCGGATTCCGCAGACGCCCAGGCCAAGGCCGCCGCCGCCGTGTGCGAAAAAACCGGGGCGAAAAGGGTGATACCCGCCGATAACAAGGAGGAGGCCGCGCTTTTGTGGAAGGCCCGCAAATCCCTGTCCCCGGCCATGTTCGCACTTGGGCCCAACAAGCTCAACGAGGACATCGTGGTTCCGCGCACCAAAATCCCGGACATGATTTCAAAAATAGAGGAAATACGGAAGCGCGACGGTTTGAGCCTCGTCACCTTCGGTCACGCCGGGGACGGCAACATGCACGTAAACGTAATGTACGACAAGGCTGACGCGGCGCTTTCGGCAAAAGCGGAAAAGGCCGTTGACGAGATTTTCGATTACACCTTAGCCCTTGGGGGCACCCTTTCGGGCGAGCACGGGGTGGGCCTCACCAAGGCCCCCTGGCTTTCCAAGGAAATAGGCCCTGCGGAGATGGCGCTAATGAAGGGAATAAAGGCCCTTTTCGACCCGAACAACATAATGAATCCGGGGAAGATTTTTTGA
- a CDS encoding RlmE family RNA methyltransferase, whose translation MGFSILSYRNIRRYCLVSKICPNDRGSGIASLVKKNPKNPWFDHYAERAKKEGYPARSVYKLEEIHKRFRLFRQEMSVLDLGCAPGSWLLYAARQVGGKGRAVGLDRNPVAIALPKNARSMAVDIFELSEHDRELLGGGYDVVLSDMAPDTTGFRDVDAIRSAALCEAALNLACEVLKPGGGFVCKIFQGEGFDAFFRLVKNRFSGARLFKPEACRKESREIYIIASGKKSDVKTSGAEKPQNQ comes from the coding sequence ATGGGGTTTTCAATCCTATCATACCGTAATATAAGGCGATATTGCTTAGTCTCAAAAATTTGCCCAAATGATCGGGGAAGCGGCATCGCATCACTCGTCAAAAAAAATCCGAAAAACCCCTGGTTCGATCATTACGCCGAACGAGCCAAAAAGGAGGGGTATCCGGCCCGGAGCGTCTACAAGCTGGAGGAAATCCACAAGCGCTTCCGGCTCTTCCGGCAGGAAATGTCGGTGCTCGACCTTGGCTGCGCCCCCGGATCGTGGCTTCTGTACGCGGCGAGGCAGGTCGGCGGCAAGGGCCGGGCAGTGGGGCTTGATCGCAACCCGGTCGCAATAGCCCTTCCCAAGAACGCCCGGAGCATGGCGGTTGACATTTTCGAGCTTTCCGAACATGACCGTGAGCTTCTGGGCGGAGGCTACGACGTTGTGCTTTCGGACATGGCCCCGGACACCACTGGCTTCCGCGATGTTGACGCCATACGCTCGGCGGCGCTTTGCGAGGCTGCCCTTAATCTCGCCTGCGAGGTGCTTAAGCCCGGCGGCGGCTTCGTGTGCAAGATATTCCAGGGAGAAGGCTTTGACGCCTTTTTCCGCCTGGTCAAAAACCGCTTTTCCGGCGCGCGGCTTTTCAAGCCCGAAGCATGCCGCAAGGAAAGCCGGGAAATATACATCATAGCTTCCGGCAAAAAATCCGACGTGAAAACAAGCGGGGCCGAAAAGCCCCAAAATCAATAA
- a CDS encoding ABC transporter permease — MFERIKRMLIKEFIQVLRDPRMKQMVLVMPVIQLLLFGYAVNTDVKNADMAVYDLDNSPQSRTLVSRFSESGYFRVAEIAQSPKDVARLMNKSAVRAVIEIPRGFSADLAAGRTAMLQFIVDGTDSNTARILFDYGSRIVARYSEEIIVERFLSRNGVRIEPRRVEASTRAWFNENLESRNFFIPGVIAILLTLITLMLTSMAIVREKEAGTIEQIMVTPISSFEFILGKTAPFAAIALFDAIVVTVVGVAWFQVPIRGSLLLLLFSAILYLMTTLGIGLFISTVSRTQQQAMMSTFFFYFPAMLLSGFMFPIANMPRPVQILTIVNPLRYILVILRGIFLKGVGADILWRELLALAILGTLILFMAVRRFHKTL; from the coding sequence ATGTTCGAGCGAATAAAGAGGATGCTCATCAAGGAGTTCATCCAGGTGCTCCGGGACCCGCGCATGAAGCAGATGGTGCTGGTGATGCCGGTGATCCAACTCCTGCTTTTCGGCTACGCGGTCAATACCGACGTCAAAAACGCCGACATGGCGGTTTACGACCTGGACAACTCGCCCCAGAGCCGCACCCTGGTCTCGCGCTTTTCGGAATCCGGGTATTTCAGGGTTGCGGAAATCGCCCAAAGCCCCAAGGACGTGGCGCGGCTCATGAACAAAAGCGCGGTCCGGGCGGTCATCGAGATTCCCAGGGGCTTTTCCGCCGACCTTGCCGCAGGCCGCACGGCCATGCTCCAGTTCATCGTGGACGGAACCGATTCCAACACGGCCCGCATTCTTTTCGATTACGGCAGCCGCATTGTTGCAAGGTATTCCGAGGAAATAATCGTTGAGCGCTTCCTTTCCAGAAACGGAGTCAGGATAGAGCCCCGCCGGGTTGAGGCGTCCACCAGGGCCTGGTTCAACGAGAACCTGGAAAGCCGCAACTTCTTCATTCCGGGCGTCATCGCCATCCTGCTCACCCTCATCACCCTCATGCTCACCAGCATGGCCATTGTTCGGGAAAAGGAGGCGGGCACCATAGAACAGATAATGGTGACCCCCATATCATCCTTCGAGTTCATCCTGGGAAAGACCGCGCCATTCGCGGCCATCGCCCTTTTCGACGCCATAGTGGTGACCGTCGTGGGCGTGGCCTGGTTTCAGGTTCCCATAAGGGGAAGCCTTCTGCTTCTGCTTTTTTCGGCCATTCTATACCTCATGACCACACTGGGAATCGGGCTTTTCATCTCCACCGTAAGCCGCACCCAGCAGCAGGCCATGATGAGCACCTTTTTCTTTTATTTTCCCGCCATGCTCCTTTCGGGCTTCATGTTTCCCATCGCCAACATGCCGCGTCCCGTTCAGATTCTGACCATCGTGAACCCGCTTCGCTACATCCTGGTGATCCTTCGGGGAATATTCCTGAAAGGGGTGGGGGCGGACATCCTGTGGAGGGAGCTTCTGGCCCTGGCGATTCTGGGGACCCTCATCCTATTTATGGCTGTTCGCAGATTTCACAAGACCCTTTGA
- a CDS encoding TonB C-terminal domain-containing protein: MTMAARTRLYRNDQRLLMSMLGLSAACHLFFGIALFVLPSFMPKAAPPVPFVTVDLMNMAAYAPAPRSAAPAGALPKAEEPVNEPVVEEPEEPPTPEPLPKPVEKAEIKPPEPVEKPAEKTGAKAPEKAPEPKPAESVEPEEDLDAAKKRALAALSKKVEARSRPDSVAKAIAALKKRGASPGGLAAVGVGQTGVSSGLPGGEGLSDAVALPKIMQFYVYDILNKHINAHWAFESSLAGRNKNLEARVLVTIMRNGTIADHFFEQRSGNAYFDDSVDKAIKKSNPAPPLPPTYADDRFQIGLIFIPPE; the protein is encoded by the coding sequence ATGACGATGGCCGCACGCACACGACTATACAGGAACGACCAGCGGCTTTTGATGAGCATGCTGGGCCTTTCCGCCGCCTGCCATCTTTTTTTTGGCATAGCCCTTTTCGTTCTGCCCTCCTTCATGCCAAAGGCCGCGCCGCCCGTGCCCTTCGTAACGGTTGACCTCATGAACATGGCCGCTTACGCGCCTGCTCCAAGGTCGGCGGCCCCGGCGGGCGCCCTGCCCAAAGCCGAGGAGCCCGTAAACGAACCCGTGGTGGAGGAGCCCGAGGAGCCCCCCACGCCGGAACCTTTGCCCAAGCCCGTTGAAAAGGCCGAGATCAAGCCCCCGGAGCCCGTGGAAAAACCGGCGGAGAAAACAGGGGCCAAGGCCCCGGAAAAAGCTCCGGAACCGAAACCGGCAGAGTCCGTTGAGCCCGAAGAAGACCTTGACGCCGCCAAGAAAAGGGCACTGGCCGCCCTTTCCAAAAAGGTGGAAGCAAGGAGCAGGCCCGATTCCGTGGCCAAGGCCATTGCCGCGCTTAAAAAAAGGGGCGCTTCGCCGGGCGGGCTTGCAGCAGTGGGCGTCGGCCAGACGGGTGTATCTTCGGGGCTTCCTGGCGGAGAAGGTCTTTCCGACGCGGTGGCCCTGCCCAAGATCATGCAGTTTTACGTATACGACATTTTGAATAAACACATAAATGCCCACTGGGCCTTCGAGTCCAGCCTTGCAGGGCGAAACAAAAACCTGGAGGCCCGTGTACTTGTAACCATCATGCGCAACGGGACCATAGCCGACCACTTTTTCGAGCAACGTTCGGGCAATGCCTATTTCGACGATTCGGTGGACAAGGCCATTAAAAAATCCAATCCTGCGCCGCCCCTGCCTCCCACATACGCGGACGACAGGTTCCAGATCGGGCTTATCTTTATTCCGCCCGAGTAA
- the tolR gene encoding protein TolR has protein sequence MTGGGGDEGRLMAEINVTPLVDVMLVLLIIFMVTAPMMIQGVAVALPQTSAAPMDSTDDNLVLSVNRAREIYINDYKADLPTLTAKLSAMHQGRPEQRVFLRADKDTPYGVVVQVMAAVKEAGIDKLGVVTEPAPASPASGGKVEKPAVNR, from the coding sequence ATGACAGGCGGCGGAGGCGACGAAGGCAGGCTGATGGCGGAGATCAACGTGACCCCCCTGGTGGACGTCATGCTGGTTCTTCTCATAATTTTCATGGTCACCGCCCCAATGATGATCCAGGGGGTTGCGGTGGCCCTTCCCCAGACGTCCGCCGCGCCCATGGACTCCACCGACGACAACCTGGTGCTATCGGTAAACCGGGCCAGGGAAATCTACATAAACGATTACAAGGCCGACCTGCCCACCCTTACGGCCAAGCTTTCGGCCATGCACCAGGGGCGGCCCGAACAGAGGGTCTTTCTGAGGGCGGACAAGGATACTCCATACGGCGTGGTGGTCCAGGTGATGGCCGCCGTCAAGGAGGCCGGGATAGACAAGCTGGGCGTTGTCACCGAGCCTGCGCCCGCGTCTCCGGCCAGCGGCGGAAAAGTTGAAAAACCGGCTGTTAATCGCTGA
- a CDS encoding tetratricopeptide repeat protein has protein sequence MEGGNSELGGERGGKPPREPGKVGWRFPSFALFAFPLLAILAWSNSFSVPMLLDDAWNLVKNPGMERLWPPWWPNTGSVGTGLAGRPVTAFTFAVNHAISGTSVWSYHAVNLLIHVLSGLVLFGLLGRIFPAPGRSTADKYTFSENEARWLAFFCALTWLAHPLTTQAVTYITQRLESLAALFYLATLYGAARSVEPGASEKSSHWWGAVSVAAFILGVGSKETLVTAPFAVILYEWTVTGKGPSRILSRSPRRYLGYLVGLGLLAALVLSGQTAGHAYGGNAAFSGLDHFLFQPRVIWHYIRLAIFPFGLCFDYGQHGISTGNLFDSALPVKLFFAAALAAPFFAGAFFTLKRRAAGLAASLFFLLLAPTSSILPLFLVAEEHRAYLPLAAILALTMTAAYLFLKHAGASGKTCAALGAAIAVVLGSATFHRNADYASEEAIWTATLSVAPKSARAWAALAKIAEGRGETEKAISLYRKAINLYPDFAVARINLGSILTKKGRLQEAVDQFAKVVESPSPVIKKTERAMALSNLGNVFMASGRPERAVEFFEKAVMMEPDWATALSNLGAALAASGRPVDALRPLMRALELDPGRIESRLNLARALYSLGRTEDAEKFLVQARALAPESPAVKNFVLPDSNGKAP, from the coding sequence GTGGAAGGCGGAAATTCAGAACTTGGCGGGGAACGCGGCGGAAAGCCGCCCAGGGAGCCCGGAAAGGTCGGCTGGCGCTTCCCCTCCTTCGCCCTTTTCGCCTTCCCCCTTTTGGCCATCCTCGCCTGGTCAAACAGCTTTTCGGTTCCCATGCTCCTGGACGACGCCTGGAACCTGGTGAAAAACCCCGGAATGGAGCGCCTGTGGCCGCCCTGGTGGCCCAACACGGGCTCAGTCGGAACAGGGCTTGCGGGCCGCCCGGTCACCGCCTTCACCTTTGCCGTAAACCATGCGATTTCAGGAACTTCAGTCTGGAGCTACCACGCGGTAAATCTTCTGATCCACGTGTTGTCCGGCCTGGTGCTTTTCGGTCTCCTTGGCCGCATTTTTCCGGCCCCTGGCCGGTCCACCGCCGACAAATATACGTTTTCCGAAAACGAGGCCCGCTGGCTGGCCTTTTTCTGCGCCCTGACCTGGCTGGCGCATCCCCTTACAACCCAGGCCGTGACCTACATAACCCAGCGCCTGGAATCCCTGGCCGCGCTCTTTTACCTCGCCACCCTTTACGGGGCGGCCCGGAGCGTCGAACCGGGCGCTTCGGAAAAAAGCAGTCACTGGTGGGGCGCGGTTTCGGTCGCCGCCTTCATTTTGGGGGTGGGGTCCAAGGAAACCCTGGTAACCGCACCTTTTGCGGTTATCCTCTACGAGTGGACGGTCACCGGAAAAGGCCCCTCACGGATTCTTTCCCGGTCCCCCCGGCGCTACCTGGGCTATCTTGTGGGCCTTGGCCTTCTGGCCGCCCTTGTCCTGTCGGGCCAGACGGCGGGGCACGCCTACGGGGGAAACGCGGCCTTTTCGGGCCTCGACCACTTCCTTTTCCAGCCGCGCGTCATCTGGCATTACATCAGGCTGGCGATTTTTCCCTTTGGGCTATGCTTCGACTACGGCCAGCACGGAATTTCCACCGGAAACCTTTTCGATTCGGCCTTGCCGGTCAAGCTCTTCTTCGCCGCAGCCCTGGCGGCTCCATTTTTCGCCGGGGCTTTTTTCACCTTGAAGCGCCGGGCGGCGGGCCTTGCGGCAAGCCTCTTTTTCCTGCTCCTGGCGCCCACGTCCAGCATCCTGCCCCTTTTCCTGGTGGCCGAGGAGCACCGCGCCTACCTTCCCCTGGCGGCCATTTTGGCCCTGACCATGACGGCGGCTTACCTTTTTCTCAAACACGCCGGAGCTTCCGGAAAAACCTGCGCTGCATTGGGCGCGGCCATCGCGGTGGTTCTGGGCTCGGCCACCTTCCATCGCAACGCGGATTACGCCAGCGAGGAAGCCATATGGACGGCCACCCTCTCGGTCGCGCCCAAAAGCGCAAGAGCCTGGGCGGCCCTGGCCAAAATCGCGGAGGGACGGGGAGAGACGGAAAAAGCCATAAGCCTTTACCGGAAGGCCATAAACCTGTACCCTGATTTCGCCGTCGCCCGCATCAACTTAGGGAGCATTCTCACAAAAAAGGGCAGGCTTCAGGAAGCGGTGGACCAGTTCGCCAAGGTTGTTGAAAGCCCCTCGCCGGTGATAAAAAAGACGGAAAGGGCCATGGCCCTCTCGAACCTCGGAAACGTTTTCATGGCGAGCGGCCGCCCGGAAAGGGCGGTGGAATTTTTCGAAAAGGCCGTTATGATGGAGCCGGATTGGGCTACAGCCCTTTCCAACCTTGGCGCGGCCCTGGCTGCTTCGGGAAGGCCGGTGGACGCCCTTAGGCCCCTCATGCGGGCGCTTGAGCTCGATCCCGGACGTATTGAAAGCAGGCTGAACCTGGCCAGGGCGCTATACAGCCTTGGCAGGACGGAAGACGCGGAAAAATTTCTGGTCCAGGCCAGAGCCCTTGCCCCGGAAAGCCCGGCGGTGAAAAACTTCGTCCTGCCCGATTCCAACGGAAAGGCTCCATAG
- the tolQ gene encoding protein TolQ, which produces MGSTDTEILHLIINAGLMVRFVLLALLTFSVGCWTVIFTKGLQLRKARLENAQFLEAFWENRDLGKVSALAKRYPNSPVARVFHAAYKEFTRSTQIQTDAASAADGGGARLDVTENVERTLRRAMQTETTRLSQWVPFLATTGNTAPFIGLFGTVWGIMNSFRGIGASGSASLAVVAPGISEALIATAAGLAAAIPAVIAFNHFLSKIRVVESDMRAFSSDLLNLLERNLAKNPGAGQ; this is translated from the coding sequence ATGGGTTCCACGGACACCGAAATACTTCATCTCATAATCAACGCCGGGCTGATGGTGCGTTTCGTGCTTTTGGCCCTTCTCACCTTTTCGGTGGGCTGCTGGACGGTGATTTTCACCAAGGGCCTTCAACTCCGAAAGGCCCGCCTCGAAAACGCCCAGTTTCTGGAAGCCTTCTGGGAAAACAGGGACTTGGGCAAGGTGAGCGCCCTTGCCAAGCGCTACCCCAACTCGCCGGTGGCCCGCGTTTTTCACGCGGCCTACAAGGAGTTCACCCGGTCCACCCAGATCCAGACCGACGCGGCCTCTGCGGCGGACGGCGGCGGGGCCCGGCTGGACGTCACCGAGAACGTGGAGCGCACCCTAAGGCGCGCCATGCAGACCGAGACCACCCGCCTGTCCCAGTGGGTGCCCTTTCTGGCCACAACCGGCAACACCGCCCCCTTCATAGGCCTTTTCGGCACGGTATGGGGCATAATGAACTCGTTCCGGGGCATAGGGGCCTCCGGTTCGGCCTCCCTGGCCGTTGTGGCCCCCGGCATCAGCGAGGCCCTCATCGCCACGGCGGCGGGGCTTGCGGCTGCCATTCCCGCAGTCATCGCCTTCAATCATTTCCTGTCCAAAATCCGCGTTGTGGAATCCGACATGCGGGCCTTTTCATCGGATCTTCTGAACCTTCTGGAACGCAACCTCGCAAAGAATCCCGGAGCAGGCCAATGA